In Epinephelus moara isolate mb chromosome 9, YSFRI_EMoa_1.0, whole genome shotgun sequence, a genomic segment contains:
- the LOC126395455 gene encoding E3 ubiquitin-protein ligase UHRF2-like isoform X1, with protein MWIQVRTIDGKETRTVEDLSRLTKIESLRLKIQDIFSVSPQQQRLFYRGKQMEDGQTLFDYNVGLNDIVQLLIRSQTDPPDSPAAKEPSGMSCSSAPPPDSRSESHNSPAPASPAAMETSTITNNDSSSVTTSTVNETKPDTSATSNSASTKNGFNSSSPAWDSQPPTSSRNTLVDPGIGVYKINELVDCRDVSIGAWFEACIENVTRAPKGQITPTKGKVGRPPKRTNGKLEAEQGQAHGQGLTTDSNRNNVVLSPESNGASTSQTDSTAATETKEREEDVIYHIKYDDYPENGVVEMRPVDVRPRARTLLRWDQLQVGMNVMVNYNMETPDERGFWFDAEVQSLNQASRTNKELRVNILLGGPGDVIGDCKVQFLDEIYQVEKPGARALSASDGQFKRKSGPECKHCKADPDAECRFCSCCVCGGKQDAHMQLLCDECNMAFHIYCLNPPLATIPDDEDWYCPTCKNDTSEVVKAGEKLKASKKKAKMPSATTESQRDWGKGMACVGRTKECTIVPSNHYGPIPGVPVGTTWKFRVQVSEAGVHRPHVGGIHGRSNDGSYSLVLAGGFEDEVDRGDEFTYTGSGGRDLSGNKRIGEHTFDQTLTHMNRALALNCDAPLNDKDGAESRNWRAGKPVRVVRSSKGRRISKYAPEEGNRYDGIYKVVKYWPEIGKCGYLVWRYLLRRDDLEPAPWTPEGLERIKKLGLSVQCHCQQYPPGYLAAMANKTKKEACARPGRGGRSKHYPGRGRPRRRKIKEKEENDEEEDDEQPMAGVDEEEPQSNGEQKTTRDSELSPASEPPSKKVKIEETFQLSEQQQQLIREDTANKKLWDEAMGHLKEGPNFLRKMEQIFMCVCCQELAFQPITTVCSHNVCKSCLQRSFRAKVYTCPACRHDLGKDFVMTQNVTLQLLLDQFYPGYSKGR; from the exons atgGAAGATGGCCAGACACTGTTTGACTACAACGTGGGACTCAATGACATCGTCCAGCTGCTGATTCGCTCACAGACCGACCCTCCAGACAGTCCAGCCGCCAAGGAGCCCTCTGGCATGTCCTGCAGTTCGGCTCCCCCTCCTGACTCAAGGTCGGAAAGCCACAACTCCCCAGCTCCCGCCTCCCCTGCTGCTATGGAAACCTCCACCATTACGAACAATGACAGCAGCAGCGTCACCACCAGCACTGTTAATGAAACCAAGCCGGACACCAGCGCTACCAGTAACTCAGCCAGTACCAAAAATGGGTTCAACTCCTCCAGTCCGGCGTGGGACAGCCAGCCCCCCACGTCCAGCAGAAACACACTAGTCGACCCAGGGATTGGTGTGTACAAG ATTAACGAGCTGGTGGACTGCAGAGACGTCAGCATCGGCGCCTGGTTTGAggcctgcattgaaaatgtgacACGCGCTCCCAAAGGACAGATAACGCCCACCAAGGGCAAGGTGGGCCGGCCCCCAAAAAGGACTAATGGAAAGCTGGAGGCCGAGCAGGGACAGGCCCACGGCCAGGGCCTAACCACAGACAGTAACAGGAATAATGTTGTGTTAAGCCCTGAGAGTAATGGAGCCTCCACCTCTCAGACAGACTCTACagcagctacagagaccaaggagagagaagaggatgtAATTTACCACATTAAATACGACGA CTACCCAGAGAACGGTGTGGTGGAGATGCGACCGGTGGATGTGCGGCCACGTGCCAGGACCCTGCTGCGGTGGGACCAGCTCCAGGTGGGCATGAATGTGATGGTCAACTACAATATGGAGACACCAGATGAGAGGGGCTTCTGGTTCGACGCCGAGGTTCAGAGCCTCAACCAAGCGTCCCGCACCAACAAGGAGCTCCGGGTCAACATCCTCCTGGG GGGTCCTGGAGATGTAATCGGGGATTGTAAAGTACAGTTTCTGGATGAAATCTACCAGGTGGAAAAACCAGGAGCTCGTGCACTCTCGGCTTCAGATGGACAGTTTAAAC GGAAGAGCGGCCCGGAGTGTAAGCACTGCAAGGCTGACCCCGATGCTGAGTGCCGCTTCtgctcctgctgtgtgtgtggcgggAAACAGGATGCTCACATGCAGCTGCTGTGCGATGAGTGTAACATGGCGTTCCACATCTACTGCCTGAACCCACCGCTGGCCACCATCCCCGATGACGAGGACTG GTACTGTCCCACCTGTAAGAATGACACCAGCGAGGTCGTGAAGGCAGGAGAGAAGCTCAAAGCCAGCAAGAAGAAAGCCAAGATGCCTTCGGCAACGACCGAGAGTCAAAGGGACTGGGGAAAG GGTATGGCCTGTGTGGGACGCACTAAGGAGTGCACAATTGTTCCTTCAAACCACTATGGACCAATACCTGGCGTTCCTGTTGGAACCACCTGGAAATTCAGAGTCCAG GTGAGTGAGGCAGGTGTTCACAGGCCGCATGTTGGCGGTATCCACGGGCGCAGTAACGATGGCTCCTATTCGCTGGTGTTGGCTGGGGGCTTTGAAGATGAAGTG GACCGCGGAGATGAGTTCACCTACACAGGCAGCGGGGGTCGTGACCTCTCAGGAAACAAACGGATCGGAGAGCACACTTTTGACCAGACCCTGACACATATGAACAG GGCGTTGGCCTTGAACTGCGATGCACCTCTGAATGACAAAGATGGGGCAGAATCAAGGAACTGGCGGGCGGGAAAGCCGGTCAGAGTGGTGCGCAGTTCTAAAGGTCGACGCATCAGCAAATACGCTCCCGAGGAGGGAAACCGCTACGATGGTATTTACAAG GTGGTGAAGTACTGGCCAGAGATTGGAAAGTGTGGTTACCTGGTGTGGCGGTACCTGCTGAGACGGGATGATTTGGAGCCAGCACCATGGACGCCTGAAGGACTTGAGAGGATAAAGAAACTGGGTCTTTCTGTTCAG TGCCACTGCCAACAGTACCCGCCCGGCTACTTGGCGGCAATGGCTAACAAAACAAAGAAGGAGGCCTGTGCTCGACCTGGGCGCGGCGGCCGGAGTAAGCACTATCCCGGAAGGGGGAGGCCACGGAGACGCAAGATcaaggagaaagaagagaatGACGAAGAAGAGGATGATGAGCAGCCAATGGCCGGTGTGGATGAAGAGGAGCCACAGAGTAATGGGGAGCAGAAGACAACCAGAGATAGTG AGTTGTCACCAGCGTCAGAGCCTCCCTCTAAAAAAGTGAAGATTGAGGAGACTTTCCAGctgtcagagcagcagcagcagttgatCCGGGAGGACACAGCCAACAAGAAACTCTGGGATGAAGCCATGGGACACCTTAAAGAGGGACCG AATTTCCTGCGGAAGATGGAGCAgatcttcatgtgtgtgtgctgccagGAGCTGGCCTTCCAACCCATCACCACCGTCTGCTCACACAATGTTTGCAAG AGCTGTCTACAACGCTCGTTCCGAGCAAAGGTGTACACCTGCCCTGCCTGCCGTCACGACCTGGGCAAAGACTTCGTCATGACCCAAAACGTGACGCTTCAGTTGCTGCTTGACCAGTTCTATCCCGGCTACAGCAAGGGCCGGTGA
- the LOC126395455 gene encoding E3 ubiquitin-protein ligase UHRF2-like isoform X2, whose amino-acid sequence MWIQVRTIDGKETRTVEDLSRLTKIESLRLKIQDIFSVSPQQQRLFYRGKQMEDGQTLFDYNVGLNDIVQLLIRSQTDPPDSPAAKEPSGMSCSSAPPPDSRSESHNSPAPASPAAMETSTITNNDSSSVTTSTVNETKPDTSATSNSASTKNGFNSSSPAWDSQPPTSSRNTLVDPGIGVYKINELVDCRDVSIGAWFEACIENVTRAPKGQITPTKGKVGRPPKRTNGKLEAEQGQAHGQGLTTDSNRNNVVLSPESNGASTSQTDSTAATETKEREEDVIYHIKYDDYPENGVVEMRPVDVRPRARTLLRWDQLQVGMNVMVNYNMETPDERGFWFDAEVQSLNQASRTNKELRVNILLGGPGDVIGDCKVQFLDEIYQVEKPGARALSASDGQFKRKSGPECKHCKADPDAECRFCSCCVCGGKQDAHMQLLCDECNMAFHIYCLNPPLATIPDDEDWYCPTCKNDTSEVVKAGEKLKASKKKAKMPSATTESQRDWGKGMACVGRTKECTIVPSNHYGPIPGVPVGTTWKFRVQVSEAGVHRPHVGGIHGRSNDGSYSLVLAGGFEDEVDRGDEFTYTGSGGRDLSGNKRIGEHTFDQTLTHMNRALALNCDAPLNDKDGAESRNWRAGKPVRVVRSSKGRRISKYAPEEGNRYDGIYKVVKYWPEIGKCGYLVWRYLLRRDDLEPAPWTPEGLERIKKLGLSVQYPPGYLAAMANKTKKEACARPGRGGRSKHYPGRGRPRRRKIKEKEENDEEEDDEQPMAGVDEEEPQSNGEQKTTRDSELSPASEPPSKKVKIEETFQLSEQQQQLIREDTANKKLWDEAMGHLKEGPNFLRKMEQIFMCVCCQELAFQPITTVCSHNVCKSCLQRSFRAKVYTCPACRHDLGKDFVMTQNVTLQLLLDQFYPGYSKGR is encoded by the exons atgGAAGATGGCCAGACACTGTTTGACTACAACGTGGGACTCAATGACATCGTCCAGCTGCTGATTCGCTCACAGACCGACCCTCCAGACAGTCCAGCCGCCAAGGAGCCCTCTGGCATGTCCTGCAGTTCGGCTCCCCCTCCTGACTCAAGGTCGGAAAGCCACAACTCCCCAGCTCCCGCCTCCCCTGCTGCTATGGAAACCTCCACCATTACGAACAATGACAGCAGCAGCGTCACCACCAGCACTGTTAATGAAACCAAGCCGGACACCAGCGCTACCAGTAACTCAGCCAGTACCAAAAATGGGTTCAACTCCTCCAGTCCGGCGTGGGACAGCCAGCCCCCCACGTCCAGCAGAAACACACTAGTCGACCCAGGGATTGGTGTGTACAAG ATTAACGAGCTGGTGGACTGCAGAGACGTCAGCATCGGCGCCTGGTTTGAggcctgcattgaaaatgtgacACGCGCTCCCAAAGGACAGATAACGCCCACCAAGGGCAAGGTGGGCCGGCCCCCAAAAAGGACTAATGGAAAGCTGGAGGCCGAGCAGGGACAGGCCCACGGCCAGGGCCTAACCACAGACAGTAACAGGAATAATGTTGTGTTAAGCCCTGAGAGTAATGGAGCCTCCACCTCTCAGACAGACTCTACagcagctacagagaccaaggagagagaagaggatgtAATTTACCACATTAAATACGACGA CTACCCAGAGAACGGTGTGGTGGAGATGCGACCGGTGGATGTGCGGCCACGTGCCAGGACCCTGCTGCGGTGGGACCAGCTCCAGGTGGGCATGAATGTGATGGTCAACTACAATATGGAGACACCAGATGAGAGGGGCTTCTGGTTCGACGCCGAGGTTCAGAGCCTCAACCAAGCGTCCCGCACCAACAAGGAGCTCCGGGTCAACATCCTCCTGGG GGGTCCTGGAGATGTAATCGGGGATTGTAAAGTACAGTTTCTGGATGAAATCTACCAGGTGGAAAAACCAGGAGCTCGTGCACTCTCGGCTTCAGATGGACAGTTTAAAC GGAAGAGCGGCCCGGAGTGTAAGCACTGCAAGGCTGACCCCGATGCTGAGTGCCGCTTCtgctcctgctgtgtgtgtggcgggAAACAGGATGCTCACATGCAGCTGCTGTGCGATGAGTGTAACATGGCGTTCCACATCTACTGCCTGAACCCACCGCTGGCCACCATCCCCGATGACGAGGACTG GTACTGTCCCACCTGTAAGAATGACACCAGCGAGGTCGTGAAGGCAGGAGAGAAGCTCAAAGCCAGCAAGAAGAAAGCCAAGATGCCTTCGGCAACGACCGAGAGTCAAAGGGACTGGGGAAAG GGTATGGCCTGTGTGGGACGCACTAAGGAGTGCACAATTGTTCCTTCAAACCACTATGGACCAATACCTGGCGTTCCTGTTGGAACCACCTGGAAATTCAGAGTCCAG GTGAGTGAGGCAGGTGTTCACAGGCCGCATGTTGGCGGTATCCACGGGCGCAGTAACGATGGCTCCTATTCGCTGGTGTTGGCTGGGGGCTTTGAAGATGAAGTG GACCGCGGAGATGAGTTCACCTACACAGGCAGCGGGGGTCGTGACCTCTCAGGAAACAAACGGATCGGAGAGCACACTTTTGACCAGACCCTGACACATATGAACAG GGCGTTGGCCTTGAACTGCGATGCACCTCTGAATGACAAAGATGGGGCAGAATCAAGGAACTGGCGGGCGGGAAAGCCGGTCAGAGTGGTGCGCAGTTCTAAAGGTCGACGCATCAGCAAATACGCTCCCGAGGAGGGAAACCGCTACGATGGTATTTACAAG GTGGTGAAGTACTGGCCAGAGATTGGAAAGTGTGGTTACCTGGTGTGGCGGTACCTGCTGAGACGGGATGATTTGGAGCCAGCACCATGGACGCCTGAAGGACTTGAGAGGATAAAGAAACTGGGTCTTTCTGTTCAG TACCCGCCCGGCTACTTGGCGGCAATGGCTAACAAAACAAAGAAGGAGGCCTGTGCTCGACCTGGGCGCGGCGGCCGGAGTAAGCACTATCCCGGAAGGGGGAGGCCACGGAGACGCAAGATcaaggagaaagaagagaatGACGAAGAAGAGGATGATGAGCAGCCAATGGCCGGTGTGGATGAAGAGGAGCCACAGAGTAATGGGGAGCAGAAGACAACCAGAGATAGTG AGTTGTCACCAGCGTCAGAGCCTCCCTCTAAAAAAGTGAAGATTGAGGAGACTTTCCAGctgtcagagcagcagcagcagttgatCCGGGAGGACACAGCCAACAAGAAACTCTGGGATGAAGCCATGGGACACCTTAAAGAGGGACCG AATTTCCTGCGGAAGATGGAGCAgatcttcatgtgtgtgtgctgccagGAGCTGGCCTTCCAACCCATCACCACCGTCTGCTCACACAATGTTTGCAAG AGCTGTCTACAACGCTCGTTCCGAGCAAAGGTGTACACCTGCCCTGCCTGCCGTCACGACCTGGGCAAAGACTTCGTCATGACCCAAAACGTGACGCTTCAGTTGCTGCTTGACCAGTTCTATCCCGGCTACAGCAAGGGCCGGTGA